Proteins from a genomic interval of Haloplasma contractile SSD-17B:
- a CDS encoding M42 family metallopeptidase, with protein sequence MKQETMQLLKNLSELHGAPGFEHQVRAFMRKELDKYSDELIQDKLGSIYGVKKGDEKGPRVMVAGHMDEVGFMVTKITDNGMIKFQTLGGWWNQVMLAQRVLVHTNNGPIMGVIGSVPPHLLSPEARKKPMEITKMLIDIGADSKEHAKELGIRPGQQITPYSQFAPTADNKKLLGKAWDNRYGCALSIELLKELQDEQLPNTLFSGANVQEEVGLRGAQTAANMIKPDVFFALDASPANDMSGDKTEFGQLGKGVLLRIFDRTMITHRGIREYMLDMCETHDVPYQYFTSAGGTDAGKVHISNEGVPSILVGIPSRYIHSHTSMMHVDDYAAAKEILVKMVKDMDQSTLDSIKANV encoded by the coding sequence TTGAAACAGGAAACAATGCAACTTTTAAAAAACTTATCTGAATTACATGGTGCACCTGGTTTTGAACACCAAGTACGTGCATTTATGCGAAAAGAGTTAGACAAATACAGTGATGAACTTATTCAAGACAAACTAGGAAGTATTTACGGAGTTAAAAAAGGTGATGAAAAGGGACCACGCGTTATGGTAGCGGGTCACATGGATGAAGTTGGGTTCATGGTAACAAAAATAACAGACAATGGTATGATTAAGTTCCAAACTTTAGGAGGATGGTGGAATCAGGTTATGCTAGCACAAAGAGTGCTTGTGCATACGAATAATGGACCAATCATGGGTGTTATCGGATCGGTTCCTCCACATTTATTAAGTCCTGAAGCTCGTAAAAAGCCGATGGAAATCACTAAAATGTTAATTGACATCGGTGCAGATAGTAAAGAGCATGCTAAGGAACTTGGAATCAGACCAGGTCAGCAAATCACTCCATATTCTCAGTTTGCACCAACTGCTGATAATAAAAAACTACTTGGTAAGGCATGGGATAATCGTTATGGTTGTGCATTATCAATTGAATTATTAAAAGAATTGCAAGATGAACAATTGCCAAATACTCTATTTAGTGGTGCAAATGTACAAGAGGAAGTTGGACTACGTGGTGCACAGACGGCTGCTAATATGATCAAACCAGATGTATTCTTTGCATTAGACGCATCACCTGCAAATGATATGTCAGGAGATAAAACAGAATTTGGTCAACTAGGTAAAGGGGTTTTACTTCGAATCTTTGACCGTACGATGATTACACATCGTGGAATTCGTGAATACATGCTAGATATGTGTGAGACTCATGACGTACCTTATCAATACTTCACTTCTGCTGGTGGAACGGATGCAGGTAAAGTTCATATATCAAATGAAGGGGTACCGTCAATTCTAGTTGGGATTCCTTCACGCTATATTCATTCACATACATCAATGATGCATGTTGATGACTATGCAGCTGCTAAAGAAATCTTAGTGAAAATGGTTAAGGATATGGACCAAAGTACACTCGATTCAATTAAGGCTAATGTCTAG
- a CDS encoding DUF84 family protein, protein MKVLVGSTNNVKVNAVKSIFTEYDVDGISVDSGVSDQPFSDDETIQGAINRAMLAKDHADIGIGLEAGVVKTKYGTQLINWGALVDSEQNIMLAGGTRIILPDDVAKHLNGSNELGNVMDEYANRKGVKHNEGAIGIFTNNIVIRQDIFEHIAKLLYGQLLFNKK, encoded by the coding sequence ATGAAAGTTCTTGTTGGTTCTACTAACAACGTGAAGGTGAATGCAGTAAAATCTATATTTACCGAATACGATGTTGATGGTATATCCGTTGATAGTGGTGTAAGTGATCAACCGTTTTCAGATGACGAAACCATACAAGGGGCAATTAATCGTGCTATGTTAGCTAAAGATCACGCGGATATAGGAATTGGTCTAGAAGCTGGCGTTGTAAAAACTAAGTATGGTACCCAGTTAATTAATTGGGGTGCACTAGTAGATTCTGAACAGAATATAATGCTCGCAGGAGGCACTAGAATTATTTTGCCCGATGATGTTGCTAAACATCTAAATGGTTCGAATGAGCTAGGAAATGTTATGGATGAGTATGCAAATCGTAAAGGTGTAAAACACAATGAAGGTGCTATAGGAATTTTTACAAACAACATTGTAATAAGGCAAGATATATTCGAACATATCGCTAAATTACTATATGGTCAGTTACTATTTAATAAAAAATAA
- a CDS encoding thioredoxin family protein: MKRLESKEEYQILKQEEDTIFLFSAKWCPDCIVLDHFIDDLVEKYSQYNWIYIDRDEFLDLCQENDIYGIPSFVVYKNNQVVGTFISKLRKTKQDIENFLDDLS; encoded by the coding sequence ATGAAACGACTAGAAAGTAAGGAAGAATATCAAATATTAAAACAAGAAGAAGATACTATTTTTCTTTTCTCAGCAAAGTGGTGTCCGGACTGTATCGTTTTAGATCACTTTATTGATGATTTAGTTGAAAAATATTCTCAATATAATTGGATTTATATCGATCGTGATGAATTTTTAGACTTGTGTCAGGAAAATGATATATATGGGATTCCAAGCTTTGTTGTCTATAAAAATAATCAAGTAGTTGGAACATTTATTAGTAAACTCAGAAAGACAAAACAGGATATAGAAAACTTTTTGGATGATTTATCATAA
- a CDS encoding DNA translocase FtsK produces MGTKDKVKKTTKKLKNNRQRKEKFSIPLIPYDDELNQSQSFGEKRKQYNTSYRTSTNSLNNQSRITQSSYFFVSPIYGKLEDKSTYPQTTSNGSIDKQYDFLRDKKRLNNTEFKKKHGSDFYEFSLRKNKMGSNKGENQPTNEQNKDRVITKDPSQKKSSTTIKQTPNKQDQPFSLNSEANSKLKQNNEKKKDKKPEERNTSNYKDQSKSNLRDLSISNQKSKKIRKHNEEQALNVIFEEEFELNEEDSVLTSYNGSSDKTFFNDFKTPHIRNHEFEFEMTEYDEEVRQSDESMNHFGHDDANPFKYFEVDDNKEETFLEEGEHLFNPPLDSEDDEPIYKDEFIFKVDFNDGKNSEFEEDSFGSDDHTFEDVNKDLNNELDSGKTRKQNSKRQQHLNLSENDYDNDDDWSYDNREYDKVNQNQTTSNKNDDSHNKDNHVQFSSYELSSYQLPPISLLKEGQKNHKNDIDWIHQKMTELDETLQSFDLDAKTIDFTQGPTVTRLEVKLAPGIKVSKITSLQDNIKLGLAVNELRIEAPIPGKNTIGIEIPNVNKQFVCMRDIFDTPKFQSYKSPLKVVLGLDITGEPIYSDISKMPHGLIAGSTGSGKSVCINNIIVSLLYNTKPDEVKLILIDPKMVELAPYNNIPHLLTPVITDPKTATASLKWAAEEMDRRYSVFARVGARDIKAYNSKRKNSNEQLEKIPYIVIIIDELADLMTVAAQDTEESILRIAQKARAAGIHLILATQRPSVNIITGNIKINIPTRIAFKVQSLVDSRTILDESGAEKLLGKGDMLLLENGMPEVMRLQGSFISDDEIDQVTTFICDQLEPKYAFTKDSLVKSQAEKTIDHDDELYDEVARYLIDCGEASASRIQRRFSIGFNRAARLLDIMEQNGIVSPSPGGSKPREVLISLNDYKKLTS; encoded by the coding sequence ATGGGCACAAAGGATAAAGTTAAAAAAACAACTAAAAAATTAAAAAATAATCGCCAGCGTAAGGAAAAGTTTAGCATTCCTTTAATACCATATGATGATGAACTTAATCAGAGTCAATCGTTTGGTGAAAAAAGAAAACAGTATAATACATCATATAGAACTAGTACTAACTCTCTAAATAATCAAAGTCGAATAACACAATCGTCATATTTTTTTGTTTCACCGATTTATGGAAAGTTAGAGGATAAATCAACGTATCCTCAAACGACTAGTAATGGAAGCATTGATAAGCAGTACGATTTTTTGAGAGATAAAAAAAGACTAAATAATACTGAGTTTAAGAAAAAACATGGTTCTGACTTTTATGAGTTCAGTCTTCGTAAAAATAAGATGGGATCAAATAAGGGTGAAAACCAACCCACTAATGAACAAAATAAAGATCGTGTTATTACAAAAGACCCTAGTCAGAAGAAATCCTCTACTACGATTAAACAGACACCTAATAAACAAGACCAACCGTTCAGCTTAAATTCAGAAGCAAATAGCAAGCTTAAACAGAATAATGAAAAAAAGAAAGATAAGAAACCGGAAGAAAGAAACACAAGTAACTATAAGGATCAATCAAAGAGTAACCTTAGAGATTTATCTATATCGAATCAGAAATCAAAGAAAATAAGGAAACATAATGAAGAGCAGGCACTAAACGTAATCTTTGAAGAGGAATTTGAATTAAATGAAGAAGATTCAGTACTGACTTCCTACAATGGTTCAAGTGATAAAACGTTCTTTAATGACTTTAAAACCCCTCACATAAGGAATCATGAGTTTGAATTTGAAATGACAGAATATGATGAGGAAGTTAGGCAATCTGATGAGAGCATGAACCATTTTGGTCATGATGATGCAAATCCATTTAAATATTTTGAAGTTGATGACAACAAGGAAGAGACATTTTTAGAAGAAGGAGAGCATCTATTTAATCCTCCCTTAGACAGTGAGGATGATGAACCAATCTATAAAGATGAATTCATATTTAAGGTAGACTTTAATGATGGTAAAAATTCTGAATTCGAAGAAGATTCTTTCGGAAGTGATGATCATACATTTGAAGATGTAAATAAAGATCTAAATAATGAATTAGATTCTGGTAAAACTAGAAAACAAAATTCTAAACGCCAACAACACCTCAACTTAAGTGAAAATGATTATGATAACGATGATGATTGGTCATATGATAATAGAGAATATGACAAAGTTAATCAAAATCAAACAACATCTAATAAAAATGATGATTCGCATAATAAAGACAATCATGTCCAATTTTCATCTTATGAATTATCATCCTATCAGTTACCACCTATTTCGCTACTTAAAGAAGGCCAAAAAAATCATAAAAATGATATAGATTGGATTCACCAGAAAATGACTGAACTTGATGAGACATTACAGAGTTTTGATTTAGACGCTAAAACAATTGATTTTACTCAAGGACCTACTGTAACACGTCTAGAAGTTAAGTTAGCACCTGGTATAAAGGTTAGCAAGATTACTAGTTTACAGGATAATATTAAACTTGGGTTAGCCGTGAATGAACTTCGAATTGAAGCACCTATTCCTGGTAAAAATACCATAGGTATCGAAATTCCAAATGTCAACAAGCAATTTGTATGCATGCGTGACATTTTTGATACCCCAAAATTTCAATCGTATAAATCACCCTTAAAAGTTGTGTTAGGGTTAGATATCACAGGAGAGCCTATCTATAGTGATATAAGTAAGATGCCTCATGGTTTAATTGCAGGTTCTACAGGGTCAGGGAAAAGTGTTTGTATCAATAATATTATTGTTAGTTTACTTTATAATACAAAGCCAGATGAGGTCAAACTAATCCTAATTGATCCAAAGATGGTTGAACTTGCTCCGTATAACAACATCCCGCATCTTTTAACTCCAGTAATTACTGATCCAAAAACTGCTACTGCCTCATTAAAATGGGCTGCTGAGGAGATGGATCGTAGGTACAGTGTGTTTGCTAGAGTTGGTGCTAGAGATATAAAGGCCTACAATAGCAAACGAAAAAACAGTAATGAACAACTGGAAAAGATCCCATATATTGTTATTATCATTGATGAATTAGCCGATTTAATGACAGTAGCTGCACAAGATACTGAAGAATCAATTCTACGTATAGCGCAGAAAGCTAGAGCAGCAGGAATTCACCTAATTCTTGCAACACAGCGACCGTCGGTTAATATTATTACAGGAAATATTAAAATTAATATACCTACCCGCATTGCATTTAAAGTTCAATCGCTAGTTGATTCACGAACAATCTTAGATGAAAGTGGAGCAGAAAAGTTATTAGGTAAAGGGGATATGCTACTTCTTGAAAATGGTATGCCTGAAGTCATGCGCCTTCAGGGATCATTTATAAGTGATGATGAAATCGATCAGGTAACAACGTTTATCTGTGACCAATTAGAACCTAAATATGCCTTCACAAAGGATTCGCTCGTTAAGAGCCAAGCCGAAAAAACGATCGATCATGATGATGAATTATACGATGAGGTAGCACGGTATTTGATTGATTGTGGCGAAGCGTCTGCTTCTCGTATACAACGTCGATTCAGCATTGGTTTTAACCGTGCCGCAAGATTACTCGATATTATGGAACAAAATGGAATTGTGAGTCCTTCTCCAGGAGGAAGCAAACCTAGAGAAGTGCTTATAAGTTTAAATGACTACAAGAAACTAACCTCATAA
- a CDS encoding LacI family DNA-binding transcriptional regulator yields MVTIHDISKETGYSITTVSKALNGYKDISDKAKNLILEKAKEMGYLPNASARSLVMKKTWTIGVVFEEQTGVGITHPFFGDVLNKFKKHVEAKGYDILFISESIGRNIKSYLDHCRQKGVDGIIILCTYDQNENIQELIDSPIPSVLIDFNVEQTNCVYTNNFKSLYEAVEYLYEKGHRKIAHIYGDQFSYAGAERLRGYKQALIDLNIPLSDDYLFEGTNYSLAEGYQRGLDIIALEDKPTAIIAASDNLAIGTMKAFEEYNIKVPDDISIIGFDNIEISALIDPPLTTINQDKEQIAAEAADSLVLQIEDKKKQYQKTVIDGILIERETVKKLN; encoded by the coding sequence ATGGTAACAATACATGATATATCAAAGGAAACCGGTTATTCTATAACAACCGTTTCAAAAGCACTTAATGGTTATAAAGACATTAGTGACAAAGCTAAAAATCTCATACTAGAAAAAGCAAAAGAAATGGGTTACCTTCCGAATGCAAGTGCTAGAAGTCTGGTTATGAAAAAAACTTGGACAATCGGCGTTGTCTTTGAAGAGCAAACAGGCGTAGGTATTACACATCCATTTTTTGGTGATGTATTAAATAAGTTTAAAAAACATGTGGAGGCCAAAGGATATGATATTCTATTCATTTCTGAGTCTATAGGAAGAAACATTAAATCTTATCTTGATCACTGTAGACAAAAAGGAGTAGATGGTATTATTATTCTTTGTACATATGATCAAAATGAAAATATACAAGAACTAATTGATAGTCCTATACCTAGTGTTTTAATTGATTTTAATGTTGAACAAACGAACTGCGTCTATACGAATAACTTTAAGAGTTTATATGAAGCTGTAGAATATTTATATGAAAAAGGTCACAGAAAAATCGCTCATATATACGGTGATCAATTCTCATATGCGGGCGCTGAACGGTTACGAGGATATAAACAAGCATTAATTGACCTAAATATTCCACTCTCTGATGACTATCTGTTTGAGGGGACTAATTATTCACTCGCTGAAGGATATCAACGAGGTCTAGACATAATTGCTTTAGAAGATAAGCCGACTGCAATTATAGCAGCCAGTGATAACCTTGCAATTGGTACAATGAAGGCATTTGAAGAGTATAACATTAAAGTGCCAGACGATATTTCAATTATAGGTTTTGACAACATTGAAATATCAGCATTAATAGACCCACCTCTGACGACTATCAATCAGGATAAAGAACAAATAGCAGCGGAAGCTGCAGATTCATTAGTTCTACAAATCGAAGACAAGAAGAAGCAGTATCAAAAAACAGTTATTGATGGGATTCTAATCGAGCGTGAGACTGTAAAAAAATTAAATTAG
- a CDS encoding aldo/keto reductase: protein MKYVANDKRYQNMVYNRCGNSGLKLPAISLGMWHNFGSVDSYENAKAMILKAFDLGITHFDLANNYGPEPGSAEETLGRVLKKELKGYRDEVVISTKAGYGMWEGPYGDHGSKKYLISSLNQSLNRLGLAYVDIFYHHRPDKDTPLEETIGALDQIVRQGKALYVGISNYNAEETKRASEIAKDLGTPLLIHQPSYSMFNRSVENGLLDVTEEEGMGVMAFMPLQQGLLTNKYLKEIPEDSRAAGTSVFLNRNDITEDKILKIQKLNVIAKDRNQTLAQMAIAWVLRDKRVTSALIGASRVSQIEDNVKTINNLYFSQSELDAIRTIITE, encoded by the coding sequence ATGAAATACGTAGCAAATGACAAGCGTTATCAAAACATGGTCTATAATCGCTGTGGGAACAGTGGATTAAAGCTTCCTGCAATTTCACTTGGGATGTGGCATAATTTTGGAAGTGTAGATTCGTATGAAAATGCCAAAGCAATGATTTTAAAAGCATTTGATTTAGGAATTACTCACTTCGATTTAGCTAACAACTATGGGCCTGAACCCGGTTCTGCCGAAGAAACATTAGGAAGAGTATTAAAAAAAGAACTTAAAGGCTATAGAGATGAAGTTGTAATCTCAACAAAAGCAGGATATGGCATGTGGGAAGGCCCTTATGGTGATCATGGTTCTAAGAAGTACTTGATTTCAAGTTTAAATCAGAGTTTAAACCGTTTAGGACTTGCTTATGTTGATATCTTTTATCATCACCGACCTGACAAAGACACGCCACTTGAAGAAACAATAGGCGCACTTGACCAAATAGTACGTCAAGGAAAAGCATTATATGTGGGGATTTCAAACTATAATGCGGAAGAAACAAAACGAGCATCTGAAATTGCTAAGGATCTAGGAACACCACTTTTAATACACCAACCATCTTATTCGATGTTTAACCGGTCTGTAGAGAATGGATTGTTAGATGTAACAGAAGAAGAGGGAATGGGTGTTATGGCTTTTATGCCTCTTCAACAAGGATTGTTAACGAATAAATACTTAAAAGAAATTCCAGAAGATTCAAGAGCAGCAGGAACAAGTGTATTTTTGAATCGAAATGATATTACAGAAGATAAAATTTTAAAAATCCAGAAATTGAATGTTATTGCGAAGGATCGTAATCAAACACTTGCTCAAATGGCAATCGCATGGGTATTAAGAGACAAACGTGTGACTTCTGCACTAATAGGAGCAAGTAGAGTTAGTCAAATTGAAGATAACGTTAAAACAATCAACAATCTATATTTTAGTCAATCTGAATTAGATGCCATTCGAACAATTATTACGGAATAA
- a CDS encoding carbohydrate binding domain-containing protein, whose translation MKKLMALLGVLTVVMVLAACTEETTEDTSAPELTGIEDVTFYVGQEEFDILDGVTATDDIDGDITNNIETIGIVKSDIPGLYTVRYKIEDEAGNLTQESRIVEVKRGSGVVNGKFTHDTTGWRTHIHSVYEASDGSSGTFTVENEEGKFVIDALGANNWSIQLFQEKFEFAKGDFYELSFKVKADEARTIEVVVEDPENGYHKYLDTQEVTVTSEWQTFTYDVVIDVDTETGKLGFLLGASGSDPKATTLYFDDVVLKPVEAEDDTEAPEITFEDLVLEKDATFDPLAGVTITDNQDFDLTVADIVVGGDTVDTATPGTYTVTYKATDASGNESAEFSRTITVEALIFVDTGAIVNGDFEAAIDTDNPEWGTFVDTEAWSGAAAAGTGAITNGEYVFDITAVGGAGWAVQLQQQGITLEKGQTYKLVFDAKAETARTIGAEFGYDPGSGFVSYSGLGEFAVTETMDTYEFMFTVANDTYDNIQLAFVLGKINDAAAGDVTIDNVQFLALDEEPVLDNGNFEALGFITWYGNADYAGYADASFDIINEEMVIDVKEVGNQGWGIQFNASDLTLENGNTYKLTFDVKSETPRYFQVKVKDDSVDGDWQVFDVNTTSTYATEEVIFTYAGSTTDSEIHLEFGYYEDENGTETSANGKVYLDNIKLEVQDDTDNTVYTDTAQITNGTFDQAVDWTSWWGDQYSGVAGGTATVENGELVLDITALGDAAYAAQVFQEPFTIKGSRSYVLEFDIKADVARSINVQLGEGLDADPWFNAFMDASQVDVTTDWETITITFDMTQDTNENGKLVFEVGKILAEDGTELSATGKIYIDNVIIYPVLG comes from the coding sequence ATGAAGAAATTAATGGCTTTACTTGGTGTTTTAACTGTAGTAATGGTATTAGCTGCTTGTACCGAAGAAACTACTGAAGATACAAGTGCTCCTGAACTTACAGGTATTGAAGATGTAACGTTCTATGTAGGTCAAGAAGAATTCGACATATTAGATGGTGTTACAGCAACAGACGATATAGATGGGGATATTACTAATAACATCGAGACGATTGGTATTGTGAAATCAGATATTCCGGGATTGTATACTGTTCGATATAAGATTGAAGATGAAGCTGGAAATCTTACACAAGAATCTCGTATTGTTGAAGTTAAACGAGGAAGCGGAGTTGTAAATGGTAAGTTTACTCATGATACAACTGGATGGAGAACACATATTCATAGTGTATATGAAGCATCCGATGGATCTTCTGGTACATTTACTGTAGAAAATGAAGAAGGTAAATTTGTTATTGATGCTTTAGGTGCTAATAATTGGTCTATCCAACTGTTTCAAGAGAAATTTGAATTTGCTAAAGGTGATTTCTACGAATTATCATTCAAGGTAAAAGCCGATGAAGCACGTACAATTGAAGTGGTAGTTGAGGACCCTGAAAATGGATATCATAAATACCTTGATACTCAAGAAGTAACTGTAACAAGTGAATGGCAAACATTTACTTATGATGTTGTAATTGATGTAGATACTGAAACTGGTAAACTTGGATTTCTGTTAGGTGCATCAGGTTCTGATCCTAAGGCTACTACTCTTTACTTTGATGATGTAGTATTAAAACCTGTAGAGGCAGAAGACGATACAGAAGCTCCTGAAATTACTTTTGAAGATTTAGTTTTAGAAAAAGATGCTACATTTGATCCATTAGCAGGGGTAACAATTACAGATAATCAAGATTTTGATTTAACTGTAGCAGATATCGTAGTAGGTGGAGATACTGTTGATACAGCAACACCAGGAACGTATACAGTAACTTATAAAGCAACTGATGCATCTGGTAATGAAAGTGCTGAGTTCTCTCGTACGATTACTGTAGAGGCTTTAATATTTGTTGACACTGGAGCTATTGTTAATGGCGATTTTGAAGCAGCAATTGATACTGATAATCCTGAATGGGGTACTTTTGTTGATACTGAAGCTTGGTCAGGTGCAGCAGCAGCTGGTACTGGTGCTATTACAAATGGTGAGTATGTGTTTGATATCACGGCTGTTGGTGGTGCTGGATGGGCAGTGCAATTACAACAACAGGGTATTACATTAGAAAAAGGCCAAACATATAAGTTAGTATTTGATGCAAAAGCAGAAACTGCAAGAACTATTGGAGCTGAATTCGGTTATGATCCAGGTAGTGGATTTGTTTCATATAGTGGTTTAGGAGAGTTTGCAGTAACAGAAACAATGGATACGTATGAATTCATGTTTACTGTAGCAAATGATACTTATGATAATATCCAGTTGGCATTTGTACTTGGTAAAATAAACGATGCAGCAGCAGGGGATGTAACAATCGATAATGTTCAATTCCTAGCGTTAGATGAAGAACCTGTTCTAGACAATGGTAACTTTGAAGCATTAGGATTCATAACTTGGTATGGTAATGCTGACTATGCTGGTTATGCTGATGCTTCATTTGATATAATAAATGAAGAAATGGTTATAGACGTTAAAGAAGTTGGAAATCAAGGTTGGGGAATTCAATTCAATGCTTCAGACTTGACACTTGAAAATGGTAATACATATAAATTAACATTTGATGTTAAATCAGAGACACCACGTTACTTCCAAGTAAAAGTAAAAGATGATTCAGTAGATGGTGACTGGCAAGTATTTGACGTGAATACTACTTCCACTTATGCTACAGAAGAAGTTATCTTTACATATGCAGGATCTACTACTGATTCTGAAATACATTTAGAATTTGGATACTATGAAGATGAAAATGGTACTGAAACATCTGCAAACGGTAAAGTATATTTAGATAACATCAAACTAGAAGTGCAAGATGATACAGATAACACTGTATATACCGATACTGCACAAATTACTAACGGTACATTTGATCAAGCGGTTGACTGGACTTCTTGGTGGGGAGACCAATATAGTGGAGTTGCTGGTGGTACTGCTACTGTAGAGAACGGGGAATTAGTTCTTGACATTACTGCTTTAGGAGATGCCGCTTATGCTGCTCAAGTATTCCAAGAACCATTCACTATTAAAGGATCAAGATCATATGTATTAGAGTTTGATATTAAAGCAGATGTAGCACGTTCAATCAATGTGCAACTTGGAGAAGGATTAGATGCGGACCCTTGGTTCAATGCATTTATGGATGCATCTCAAGTTGATGTAACAACTGATTGGGAAACAATTACAATTACATTTGATATGACTCAAGATACAAATGAAAATGGTAAATTAGTATTTGAAGTAGGGAAAATACTAGCAGAAGATGGAACAGAACTTTCTGCTACAGGAAAAATCTATATTGACAACGTAATTATTTACCCAGTATTAGGCTAG
- the murC gene encoding UDP-N-acetylmuramate--L-alanine ligase, which yields MKNYHFIGIKGAGMSALACILHDLGNKVQGSDVTEYFFTEENLKKRDIPIYTFNVNKIDSTHTVIVGNAFNDHKEVTTAKCLGCKIYSYNEFLGNLCNQFNSIAVTGSHGKTTTTNLIAHILSNYLEINFLVGDGEGKGNQAADTFVFEACEYKRHFLHYTPNISVITNVDFDHPDYYKDIEDVQSAFKQFGNQSDFLIANGDDPSAMEITKEGNTLYFGLKNTNNLYATNINYDSNYTFFDAIYNTMYLESFKIPLHGTHSVMNALAAILVALRQSVPVSSIKSSLQTFKGTQRRFEEIPCGDQLIINDYAHHPVEIKATINAIRSKYPNKPLVVFFQPHTYTRTITFLDEFVNSLSLADHVYLLEIFGSAREKTGQITIQDLSNRIEGSRVIDKTELEILNQYKNSVIVFMGAGDIDQLIKTYMQS from the coding sequence ATGAAGAACTATCATTTTATTGGTATAAAGGGTGCAGGGATGAGCGCGCTTGCATGCATTTTGCACGATTTAGGGAATAAAGTACAAGGTTCTGATGTTACTGAATATTTCTTTACAGAAGAAAATTTAAAGAAAAGAGATATTCCAATCTATACCTTTAATGTAAATAAAATAGATTCAACTCATACTGTCATTGTTGGAAATGCATTTAATGACCATAAAGAAGTAACGACTGCTAAATGTCTTGGATGCAAGATTTATAGTTACAATGAATTTTTGGGTAACCTATGCAATCAGTTTAATTCAATTGCAGTAACAGGTTCACACGGTAAGACAACAACTACAAACTTAATAGCTCATATCTTAAGTAATTACCTAGAAATAAATTTTCTAGTTGGCGATGGCGAAGGAAAAGGAAATCAAGCAGCAGATACCTTTGTTTTTGAAGCGTGTGAGTATAAACGACACTTTTTACACTATACTCCGAACATTTCTGTCATAACTAACGTTGATTTTGACCATCCTGATTATTATAAGGACATAGAGGATGTTCAGTCTGCATTTAAACAATTCGGTAATCAATCTGATTTTTTAATAGCCAATGGAGATGATCCAAGTGCTATGGAAATTACAAAAGAAGGTAACACACTTTATTTTGGTTTAAAAAATACTAATAATTTATACGCAACTAATATAAACTATGACAGTAACTATACCTTTTTTGATGCAATTTACAACACAATGTATCTAGAGTCCTTTAAAATACCGCTTCACGGAACGCACTCTGTAATGAATGCGTTAGCAGCGATTTTAGTCGCTCTACGACAATCCGTGCCAGTATCATCGATTAAGAGTAGTTTACAGACATTTAAAGGAACACAACGACGATTCGAAGAAATACCATGTGGTGATCAATTAATTATTAATGACTATGCGCATCACCCGGTTGAAATAAAAGCAACTATAAATGCAATTAGAAGTAAATATCCAAACAAACCGTTAGTTGTATTCTTTCAACCGCATACTTATACAAGAACGATCACGTTCTTAGATGAATTTGTGAATAGTTTATCGCTTGCTGACCACGTTTATCTGCTAGAAATTTTCGGATCTGCAAGAGAAAAAACAGGTCAAATTACAATTCAAGACCTTAGTAACCGTATTGAAGGTAGTAGGGTAATTGATAAGACAGAATTAGAAATCTTAAATCAGTATAAGAACTCTGTGATTGTATTTATGGGTGCTGGTGATATTGATCAACTCATCAAAACTTATATGCAATCTTGA